One region of Polaribacter pectinis genomic DNA includes:
- the infC gene encoding translation initiation factor IF-3 — protein sequence MRVIKEDQHRINEKIKYVDEVRLVGDNVEVGVYPLDKAKELAREQELDLVEISPKAKPPVCKIIDYKKFLYEQKKREKALKSKATKVTIKEIRFGPQTDEHDYEFKKKHAVKFLQEGAKLKAFVFFKGRSIIFKEQGQILLLKLAQELEEYGKVEQLPKLEGKRMIMFIAPKKLK from the coding sequence TTGAGAGTAATCAAAGAAGATCAGCATAGGATTAATGAAAAAATAAAATATGTTGACGAAGTTCGTCTTGTGGGCGACAATGTGGAAGTTGGTGTATATCCTTTAGATAAAGCTAAAGAATTAGCCAGAGAACAGGAATTGGATTTGGTAGAAATTTCTCCAAAAGCAAAACCACCTGTTTGTAAAATTATTGATTACAAGAAGTTCTTGTATGAGCAAAAGAAACGTGAGAAAGCTTTAAAGTCTAAAGCGACTAAAGTTACTATTAAAGAGATACGTTTTGGACCTCAAACAGATGAGCATGATTATGAATTTAAGAAGAAACATGCTGTTAAATTCTTGCAAGAAGGCGCTAAACTAAAAGCATTTGTATTCTTTAAAGGACGTTCGATTATCTTTAAAGAACAAGGACAAATACTTTTATTAAAGTTAGCCCAAGAATTAGAAGAATATGGTAAAGTTGAGCAATTACCAAAATTAGAAGGTAAACGTATGATTATGTTTATTGCTCCTAAAAAATTAAAATAA